A genomic segment from Nicotiana tabacum cultivar K326 chromosome 7, ASM71507v2, whole genome shotgun sequence encodes:
- the LOC107800211 gene encoding uncharacterized protein LOC107800211, giving the protein MDGGITIRRKKRYARGQPRIRWGALTKDKAQVFEGRLSAMGAWKSSEDASAMWATTANCVKEAAREVLGISKGHSGRHQGDWWWNDIVQGKVEAKKEAYLKLVGSTCEEERRANREGYKVARKEAKLAVTEAKNAAFGRLYEELGKMAGIKSCFDLLKRGR; this is encoded by the coding sequence ATGGACGGAGGTATtacgataaggaggaagaagaggtatgCTCGTGGTCAACCGAGGATtaggtggggagccttaactaaggataaagcccaagtGTTTGAGGGGAGGTTATCGGCTATGGGAGCATGGAAGAGTAGTGAGGACGCCAGCGCTATGTGGGCTACGACGGCGAACTGCGTTAAGGAGGCGGCAAGAGAGGTGCTAGGGATTTCGAAGGGTCACTCTGGGAGGCACCAAggcgactggtggtggaatgacatAGTCCAAGGCAAAGTGGAGGCGAAGAAGGAAGCGTATTTGAAGTTGGTAGGGAGCACATGCGAGGAGGAGAGGAGAGCGAATAGAGAGGGGTACAAGGTAGCAAGAAAGGAGGCTAAGCTagcggtcacagaggctaagaaTGCAGCATTTGGCCGACTGTATGAGGAATTGGGGAAAATGGCGGGGATAAAAAGTTGTTTTGATTTGCTAAAGCGAGGGAGATGA